Proteins encoded together in one Rhizobium sp. 11515TR window:
- a CDS encoding 2-hydroxychromene-2-carboxylate isomerase, producing MTKTIDYFFGIGSPWAYIGLDAFVEVAARSGAEIRPYLIPLIVENGAIYSRDRPDARRAYWLKDLRRWAALRGKQLDFTNRSALSDPTPAGFLVLAAQLEGQDWVALARALQHAFWGTAADIGNPDVRKAIADAAGFDGEALEARAALPDISELWSSNRDIAKEAGVFGLPTFRYEGELYWGQDSLPFLERHLSGEKLVA from the coding sequence TATAGGCCTCGATGCGTTTGTCGAAGTCGCGGCGCGATCCGGCGCTGAAATCCGTCCCTATCTCATTCCGCTGATCGTCGAAAATGGCGCGATCTATTCGCGCGATCGTCCCGACGCGCGCCGCGCCTATTGGCTGAAGGATCTCCGGCGCTGGGCCGCTCTTCGCGGCAAGCAGCTCGACTTCACCAATCGCTCGGCACTGTCCGACCCGACGCCCGCCGGCTTTCTCGTTTTGGCGGCTCAGCTGGAAGGGCAGGATTGGGTCGCCCTTGCCCGCGCGCTACAACACGCCTTCTGGGGCACTGCCGCGGATATCGGCAACCCCGATGTGCGAAAGGCGATTGCCGATGCCGCAGGCTTTGACGGTGAAGCGCTCGAGGCGCGCGCGGCGCTTCCTGATATCTCGGAACTCTGGAGCAGCAATCGCGACATTGCGAAAGAAGCTGGCGTCTTCGGTCTTCCGACCTTCCGCTACGAAGGCGAACTCTATTGGGGGCAGGACAGCCTGCCCTTCCTCGAACGTCATCTGTCGGGTGAAAAGCTGGTGGCCTGA
- a CDS encoding ABC transporter substrate-binding protein translates to MTERPLSLPITRRRLLITSSAVATGALVAMAGFSPAHSADGPANGGDITFLIDSLGDTWIPNNSAISSFQGHIWGHVTDKLVYVDADGKVSPWIAERWEQNDSATEFTLHLKSGVTFSDGTPLDASAAVANLDIWYAGRKKEGINPIGLFPKTYDHAEAVDATTVKVFFKKPTLGFIPTLGYHGSILISPKTIAQPAAQQADLSKTSGSGPYVIDSWKEGDFVKLTKRKDYNWGPAAVGHTGPAYLDTITYKLVSEPSLRVAAVQSGQADIAYNASPQELTSLKQEGFTVATPRYLGFVNGWAINTKLAPYDDVKVRQALQAGINRQEIIDTVYTPDWKLATSFIQSNVPGATDHSELLAYNPDRAEKLLDEAGWKKGAYGIRAKDGRQLSLTLNSNPYLVTSRSIDELIAQQLGKIGWKVDIRAYDVVTYGQKVQYGGAGVPAYEVTRSFIDAGTVASILTNANNGENWFALGESDQKINELRDKIASAGSLEARNPLLDELQKYVLEQGYFIPRTQMVQRIYVQSPKLKGETYNGVAYASYYAATISE, encoded by the coding sequence ATGACAGAACGCCCTCTTTCGCTGCCTATTACCCGGCGCCGCTTGTTGATCACTTCATCCGCCGTGGCGACCGGTGCTTTGGTGGCGATGGCAGGCTTCAGCCCGGCGCACAGTGCCGACGGTCCGGCCAATGGCGGCGACATCACCTTCCTCATCGATTCATTAGGCGACACCTGGATACCGAACAACAGCGCGATTTCCAGTTTCCAGGGCCACATATGGGGTCACGTAACCGACAAGCTCGTCTACGTGGACGCCGACGGCAAGGTGAGCCCCTGGATCGCCGAGCGCTGGGAGCAGAATGACAGTGCGACCGAGTTCACCCTGCATCTCAAGAGTGGTGTGACCTTCTCGGACGGCACCCCTCTTGATGCGTCTGCCGCGGTCGCCAATCTCGACATCTGGTATGCCGGACGCAAGAAGGAAGGGATCAATCCAATCGGACTCTTCCCGAAGACTTACGACCACGCCGAGGCGGTTGACGCAACCACGGTGAAGGTCTTCTTCAAAAAACCGACGCTCGGTTTCATTCCGACCCTTGGCTATCACGGCTCCATTCTGATCTCCCCCAAGACCATCGCCCAGCCGGCCGCGCAGCAGGCCGATCTTAGCAAGACCTCCGGCAGCGGACCTTACGTGATCGATTCCTGGAAGGAAGGCGATTTCGTCAAGCTCACCAAACGCAAGGATTACAACTGGGGTCCAGCGGCCGTCGGCCATACCGGTCCGGCCTATCTCGATACGATCACCTACAAGCTGGTGTCCGAACCGTCATTGCGAGTCGCTGCCGTCCAGTCCGGCCAGGCGGACATTGCCTATAACGCCTCGCCGCAGGAGCTGACGTCGCTCAAGCAGGAGGGCTTTACCGTCGCGACGCCGCGTTATCTCGGCTTCGTCAACGGCTGGGCAATCAATACCAAGCTCGCGCCCTATGACGACGTCAAGGTGCGACAGGCCTTGCAGGCCGGCATCAATCGCCAGGAAATCATCGATACCGTCTACACACCCGACTGGAAGCTTGCGACATCATTCATCCAGAGCAACGTGCCCGGCGCGACCGATCACAGCGAGCTTCTGGCCTATAATCCCGACAGAGCCGAGAAACTCCTCGACGAGGCGGGCTGGAAAAAGGGGGCCTATGGCATACGCGCCAAGGACGGCAGGCAGCTGTCATTGACGCTCAATTCCAACCCATATCTCGTGACCTCGAGGTCGATCGACGAACTCATCGCCCAGCAACTCGGCAAGATCGGCTGGAAAGTCGATATCCGGGCCTATGACGTCGTGACCTACGGCCAGAAGGTTCAGTATGGCGGCGCCGGTGTCCCTGCCTATGAGGTAACACGCAGCTTCATCGACGCCGGTACCGTCGCGAGCATCCTGACCAACGCCAACAACGGCGAGAACTGGTTCGCACTCGGCGAAAGCGACCAGAAGATCAACGAACTGCGCGACAAGATCGCCAGCGCTGGTTCTCTCGAGGCCAGAAACCCGCTGCTGGACGAGCTTCAGAAATATGTTCTTGAACAGGGCTACTTCATTCCGCGCACACAGATGGTCCAGCGCATCTATGTCCAGTCTCCCAAGCTCAAAGGCGAGACATATAACGGCGTCGCCTATGCCAGCTATTACGCGGCCACGATCAGTGAGTGA
- a CDS encoding ABC transporter permease: MNNAYLSYATKRFVQAVIVILLAYVFTFVVVSVLPGDPVTNVLRNPQNGFSEAEIQEIIAAQGLDKPVLVQLSTSLSHFLIGDFGLSMRTNRPVTTMIAEVLPSTLVLAFSGLVVALILAIVIAYGTQFLPKRFGQGLLRGFPSLFLSVPNFVIGLVLIHIFGFQLGLFRVINPDSFWATFFAAVALGIPISAQIAEVLIANLDHESGQEYAAVARSRGLGQLQLFARHLLKPSSLPVITVVALTIGELLGGSLITEAVFGRTGIGSLVQRSVSTQDLPVLQAIVSLAAVVFVLVNLIADLVYPLLDPRVKLLGGAERRPVTSDEGSAEISKSVLS; the protein is encoded by the coding sequence GTGAACAATGCCTATCTTAGCTATGCCACAAAGCGCTTCGTCCAGGCCGTCATTGTCATCCTGCTGGCCTATGTCTTCACCTTCGTCGTCGTCAGCGTTCTGCCGGGCGATCCCGTCACCAACGTTCTGCGCAATCCGCAAAACGGCTTCAGCGAGGCGGAGATCCAGGAAATCATTGCCGCCCAGGGCCTGGACAAGCCGGTACTCGTGCAATTGTCGACATCGCTTTCCCACTTCCTGATCGGCGACTTCGGTCTGTCGATGCGAACCAACCGTCCCGTGACGACCATGATCGCCGAGGTGCTACCTTCGACGCTCGTTCTCGCCTTCTCCGGTCTGGTCGTCGCGCTGATCCTGGCGATCGTGATTGCCTACGGCACCCAGTTCCTGCCAAAAAGGTTCGGCCAGGGCTTGCTGCGGGGCTTCCCGTCCCTGTTCCTGTCGGTGCCGAATTTCGTGATCGGACTGGTGCTGATCCATATCTTCGGCTTTCAGCTCGGTCTCTTCCGCGTGATCAATCCCGACAGTTTCTGGGCAACATTTTTCGCAGCGGTCGCGCTCGGCATTCCGATCTCGGCGCAGATCGCCGAGGTGCTGATCGCCAATCTGGATCACGAGTCGGGGCAGGAATATGCCGCCGTTGCGCGTAGCCGCGGCCTTGGCCAGCTGCAGCTTTTTGCCAGGCATCTCCTCAAGCCGTCTTCGCTTCCGGTCATTACCGTCGTCGCGCTGACGATCGGCGAATTACTTGGCGGCTCGCTGATCACCGAGGCGGTGTTCGGGCGCACCGGCATCGGCAGCCTGGTCCAGCGCTCGGTCAGCACCCAGGACCTGCCTGTCCTGCAGGCGATCGTATCGCTCGCGGCCGTGGTTTTCGTGCTGGTCAACCTCATCGCCGATCTTGTCTATCCGCTGCTCGACCCGCGCGTCAAACTGCTCGGCGGCGCCGAGCGCCGACCCGTCACCTCTGATGAGGGTTCTGCGGAAATTTCGAAGTCGGTGCTGTCATGA
- a CDS encoding ABC transporter permease gives MTLVSTNTSSRLTAGSRFGGFRLPVAVALSFVIVAIVIAWSLAPSLFTSHNPAVGIPSQKLLGPSAQHWFGTDQLGRDLYTRVVYGAASSVRSALIAVVIGAVAGGFIGLLAGFFGGRVDIALARMVDVLLAIPKFLLAVIVVTAIGFDTTNAAIATGISSVAVFARVMRAEVIKTRQATFIEASFLSGGSRWHILWRHILPNASRSVLPLAVLQFGDSILVIASLAFLGYGDPPPASDWGLLISIGKDYLKWPWLVYAPAFVTIATVLSVNRISRWLRKID, from the coding sequence ATGACGCTCGTTTCGACCAACACGTCCTCGCGCCTTACCGCCGGCAGCCGGTTTGGTGGTTTCCGATTGCCGGTAGCCGTCGCGCTCTCGTTTGTGATCGTGGCGATCGTGATTGCCTGGTCGCTCGCACCAAGCCTGTTCACCAGCCATAATCCGGCGGTCGGCATTCCCTCTCAAAAGCTGCTCGGCCCCAGCGCCCAGCACTGGTTCGGAACCGACCAGCTGGGTCGCGATCTCTACACCCGTGTCGTCTATGGCGCAGCCTCTTCGGTCAGGAGCGCGTTGATCGCTGTCGTCATCGGTGCGGTCGCCGGCGGCTTCATCGGCCTGCTTGCCGGTTTCTTCGGCGGCCGTGTCGATATCGCCCTTGCCCGCATGGTCGATGTCCTGCTTGCAATTCCGAAATTCCTGCTTGCCGTCATCGTCGTCACCGCGATCGGCTTCGACACCACGAACGCCGCCATCGCCACCGGCATCTCCTCGGTGGCCGTGTTTGCCCGTGTCATGCGGGCGGAGGTCATCAAGACCAGGCAGGCGACCTTCATCGAAGCCTCTTTCCTTTCGGGTGGCTCGCGCTGGCACATCCTCTGGCGGCACATCCTGCCGAATGCATCACGCTCCGTACTCCCCCTTGCCGTGCTGCAGTTCGGCGACTCGATCCTGGTGATCGCCAGCCTCGCCTTCCTCGGCTACGGCGATCCGCCGCCAGCCTCCGATTGGGGTCTGCTGATCTCGATCGGCAAGGATTACCTCAAGTGGCCGTGGCTGGTCTACGCACCCGCCTTCGTCACGATCGCGACCGTCCTCTCTGTGAATAGGATCAGCCGATGGCTTCGCAAGATAGACTAA
- a CDS encoding dipeptide ABC transporter ATP-binding protein produces the protein MASQDRLNAVRTTENAPMPQRQTPLLQVEGLSVSYGSHEVVSNVGFELGRGKSLALIGESGSGKSTIARAVLRLLPRTGQATGRIAIEGQDILQLSERRFRQLRGRTIGFVPQDPGNALNPVRTIGSQAMEAAALVDEPSKAIRKALVLETFAQVGLDNPQRVYDSYPHQLSGGMLQRVLIGLAVLPRPQLLVADEPTSALDVTIQKRILDLLSRLQQDLDISLLLITHDLAIAAERANSLVVLKDGVVQEAGSTAAVFSSPASTYAKKLHADVPALNPDRYQKLRDPGFRFLDADSTKAPKIDVKGITKSFTVDGKVLTAVDDVSFTVPAGTTHALVGESGSGKTTTIRLLLGLDQPDAGHISVAGEKLNGRSHQSLRSVWRHLQLVYQNPFTSLDPTWKVEQLVREPLDRFGIGTHTERAERVREALANVGLGEHLLSRKPQALSGGQRQRVAIARSLVLKPEVIVLDEPTSALDVSVQADIVEVLLSLQASLGLTYIFVSHDLALVRQFAHTVSVMQRGRIVEHGNVRDIFDNPREPYTVSLLESIPAAASPARAPSPQLRRIISQEQIA, from the coding sequence ATGGCTTCGCAAGATAGACTAAATGCAGTTCGCACCACCGAGAATGCGCCGATGCCGCAGCGGCAAACGCCATTGCTTCAGGTGGAGGGCCTGTCCGTCTCCTACGGCTCGCATGAGGTCGTCAGCAATGTCGGCTTCGAGCTCGGCCGCGGCAAAAGCCTTGCGCTTATCGGGGAATCGGGCTCAGGCAAGTCGACCATTGCGCGCGCCGTGCTGCGATTGCTTCCCCGCACGGGACAGGCGACCGGCCGCATCGCGATCGAGGGCCAGGACATATTGCAACTCTCCGAGCGCCGCTTCCGCCAGCTCAGAGGCCGGACTATCGGCTTCGTGCCGCAGGACCCGGGAAACGCACTCAACCCGGTGCGGACAATCGGTTCGCAGGCAATGGAAGCCGCAGCCCTTGTCGACGAGCCCAGCAAGGCAATCCGCAAGGCGCTCGTCCTGGAGACGTTCGCCCAGGTCGGGCTCGACAACCCACAGCGTGTCTATGATTCCTACCCGCACCAGCTGTCCGGCGGCATGCTTCAGCGCGTCCTGATCGGACTTGCGGTTCTGCCGCGGCCACAGTTGCTGGTCGCCGATGAGCCGACCTCGGCGCTCGATGTTACGATCCAGAAGAGAATCCTCGACCTGCTCTCACGGCTGCAGCAGGACCTCGACATCAGTCTGCTGCTCATCACCCATGACCTGGCGATCGCAGCCGAACGGGCAAACTCCCTGGTCGTTCTCAAGGATGGCGTCGTTCAGGAGGCGGGCAGTACCGCAGCGGTTTTCTCCTCACCCGCATCGACTTACGCAAAGAAGCTGCATGCCGACGTGCCGGCGCTTAATCCCGACCGTTACCAAAAGCTTCGAGATCCTGGCTTTCGTTTCCTCGATGCCGACAGCACCAAGGCACCGAAGATCGACGTCAAGGGCATCACCAAGAGCTTCACGGTCGACGGCAAGGTTCTGACGGCCGTCGATGACGTGTCCTTTACCGTTCCGGCAGGTACCACGCACGCGCTGGTCGGCGAGTCGGGTTCCGGAAAGACGACGACGATCCGGCTGCTGCTCGGGCTCGATCAACCGGACGCCGGTCATATTTCGGTCGCTGGGGAAAAACTCAACGGACGCTCACACCAGTCACTGCGCTCCGTATGGCGCCATCTTCAGCTCGTCTATCAAAATCCTTTCACATCGCTCGATCCGACCTGGAAAGTCGAGCAGCTTGTGCGCGAACCGCTCGACAGGTTTGGCATTGGAACTCATACGGAACGGGCAGAACGGGTCCGCGAAGCATTGGCCAATGTCGGGCTTGGCGAGCACCTGCTTTCACGCAAGCCGCAGGCCTTGTCCGGCGGTCAGCGGCAGCGCGTCGCGATTGCCCGTTCGCTGGTCCTGAAGCCGGAAGTGATCGTGCTCGATGAGCCGACGTCGGCACTTGATGTCAGTGTTCAGGCCGATATCGTCGAGGTATTGCTGTCGCTGCAGGCAAGCCTTGGCCTGACCTATATATTCGTCTCCCACGATTTGGCCCTCGTGCGCCAATTTGCCCATACCGTCTCCGTGATGCAACGCGGGCGCATCGTCGAACACGGCAACGTCAGGGACATCTTCGACAATCCACGCGAGCCCTACACGGTGTCGTTGCTGGAATCGATCCCGGCCGCCGCCAGCCCTGCCCGCGCACCATCGCCGCAACTCCGCCGGATCATCAGCCAGGAACAGATCGCATGA
- a CDS encoding LLM class flavin-dependent oxidoreductase, with protein sequence MSIAAPAGTLPATFRAKRRLGFNTRVSFNDEAGPAQGLRDGIELFKAAERLGYQSGWAYQRHFDHYLSSPIPFFAAVGQHTSHITLGSAVIPMRYQDPILLAEAAGTADLLIGERLELAISTGANAAFDAVFGAVDTDARTEAKRRQARFLAAIAGEVLHTVDGPGQGAPEGTELRVTPHSPTLRSRIRQGSASLASAVQAAELGIGLISGTVQHDHAEGESFGEYQARAIEAFRTTWRQKQGTEPPPVTVAASILVGTTAELREKYAAYDLERRTKGIGASRPNGALEPTAPAIQPPGIQISPVFHGTPDQVIEAALKDPGLAAADEIVLFLPPAFGLAENVRLLTDLAQTVAPCLGWSPTA encoded by the coding sequence ATGAGTATCGCTGCCCCTGCCGGCACCCTGCCTGCCACATTCCGCGCCAAGCGGCGACTCGGCTTCAACACCCGCGTATCGTTCAACGATGAGGCCGGTCCGGCGCAGGGACTGCGCGACGGCATAGAACTGTTCAAGGCAGCCGAGCGGCTGGGCTACCAGTCGGGCTGGGCCTATCAGCGCCACTTCGATCACTACCTGTCCTCTCCGATCCCATTCTTTGCCGCGGTCGGCCAACATACAAGCCATATCACGCTGGGATCGGCTGTTATCCCGATGCGCTACCAGGATCCCATCCTGCTTGCCGAGGCGGCGGGCACCGCCGACCTGCTCATTGGCGAAAGGCTTGAGCTGGCCATCTCCACCGGCGCCAACGCTGCATTCGACGCGGTATTCGGTGCGGTCGACACCGATGCCCGAACGGAAGCGAAGCGCCGCCAGGCGCGTTTTCTTGCGGCAATCGCTGGCGAGGTTCTTCACACCGTCGATGGCCCAGGCCAGGGCGCCCCAGAGGGTACCGAGCTGCGAGTGACGCCACATAGTCCGACCCTGCGTTCGCGTATCCGACAAGGATCTGCGAGCCTTGCCTCGGCCGTCCAGGCTGCCGAACTCGGCATCGGTCTCATCTCGGGAACCGTGCAGCACGACCACGCCGAGGGCGAGAGTTTCGGAGAATATCAGGCTCGCGCCATCGAGGCTTTCCGCACGACATGGCGCCAGAAGCAGGGCACCGAGCCGCCGCCAGTCACGGTCGCGGCATCGATCCTGGTCGGCACCACTGCCGAATTGCGGGAAAAATATGCCGCTTACGATCTCGAGCGTCGAACCAAGGGTATCGGAGCCTCTCGCCCCAATGGCGCCCTCGAGCCGACCGCGCCGGCCATTCAGCCGCCGGGCATCCAGATTTCCCCGGTCTTCCACGGCACCCCCGATCAGGTGATCGAGGCGGCGCTCAAGGACCCGGGTCTGGCGGCGGCCGACGAGATTGTTCTCTTCCTGCCGCCTGCTTTCGGCCTTGCGGAGAATGTGCGGCTGCTGACCGATCTCGCCCAGACGGTGGCCCCGTGCCTCGGCTGGTCACCAACCGCGTAG
- a CDS encoding LysR family transcriptional regulator: protein MDRSDVTLERIRTFVRVAERGNLSAVARELNIGQSSVTRHVRELEEALGVALLSRTTRRVTLTEEGGLYYASAIQILRLLEQATDEARSARGVSAGTVRISCTAALGVRHVSRLIFAFQDRHPDIAVDFSLTDERVDLIREGVDIALRLGPLADSSMKLRAIGQSRRVLVASPAYLASRGRPATPEELKDHEGVRMSNVAGSESLALERAGGTRHLVPFGGHLRVDHGLAAREAFVAGRGLGPAHIWLVDDLLADGRLEAVLPDYSPPAVPLNMLIAPERTGIARVRLLVDFLAEGMLRIPGIER, encoded by the coding sequence ATGGATAGATCGGACGTCACGCTCGAACGCATCCGTACCTTCGTCCGCGTCGCCGAACGCGGCAATCTGTCGGCTGTGGCGCGCGAGTTGAACATCGGCCAGTCCAGTGTCACGCGGCATGTGCGTGAGCTCGAAGAAGCCCTCGGCGTGGCGCTGCTGAGCCGCACGACCCGCCGCGTCACGCTCACCGAGGAAGGCGGGCTTTACTATGCCAGTGCTATCCAAATCCTGCGCCTGCTGGAACAGGCGACCGATGAAGCGCGAAGCGCGCGGGGCGTCTCCGCCGGCACGGTTCGCATCTCCTGTACGGCAGCGCTCGGCGTCCGGCACGTCAGTCGATTGATCTTCGCCTTTCAGGATCGCCATCCGGATATCGCAGTCGACTTCAGCCTGACGGATGAACGCGTTGATCTCATCCGCGAAGGCGTGGACATCGCACTGCGCCTCGGTCCGCTCGCCGACAGTTCGATGAAGCTGCGGGCGATCGGTCAAAGCCGGCGCGTCCTCGTCGCCTCTCCCGCCTATCTGGCAAGCCGTGGCCGGCCGGCGACACCCGAGGAGCTCAAGGACCATGAGGGCGTCCGCATGTCGAACGTTGCCGGGAGCGAATCTCTCGCGCTTGAGCGGGCGGGAGGCACGCGCCACCTCGTGCCTTTCGGCGGGCATCTGCGCGTTGATCACGGACTTGCCGCGCGCGAAGCCTTTGTCGCGGGTCGCGGCTTAGGCCCTGCTCATATCTGGCTGGTGGACGACCTTCTCGCGGACGGCCGGCTCGAAGCGGTGCTGCCTGACTATAGTCCACCGGCCGTGCCGTTGAATATGCTTATCGCGCCCGAACGAACCGGCATCGCGCGTGTCCGGCTGCTGGTCGACTTTCTGGCGGAGGGAATGCTCCGGATCCCCGGTATAGAGCGGTAA
- a CDS encoding NAD(P)H-dependent oxidoreductase, whose amino-acid sequence MNVLIVFAHPEPKSLSASLRDVAIQELEAAGHTVQVSDLHAMRWKSEIDRADFPSLAPDERLVPVAASKHAFSGDALTDDVKGEIEKLLWADALILQFPLWWFAMPAILKGWVDRVFAYGFAYGVGEHSDKRWGDRYGEGTLAGKRAMLIVTAGGWEEHYAPRGINGPIDDLLFPINHGILYYPGYDVLPPFVTYSTDRFDDARFEAAAKHLRDRMRTLETTSPIPYRSQNGGDYHIPTMQLRSELGNQRASGFALHRKDVAASR is encoded by the coding sequence ATGAATGTGCTCATCGTCTTCGCTCACCCCGAACCTAAATCCTTATCGGCATCGTTACGTGATGTTGCGATCCAGGAGCTGGAAGCAGCCGGCCACACGGTACAGGTTTCCGACCTGCACGCCATGCGCTGGAAATCAGAGATCGACCGCGCGGATTTCCCGTCTTTGGCTCCTGACGAGCGGCTTGTGCCGGTTGCCGCTTCCAAACATGCCTTCAGCGGCGATGCGCTGACGGACGATGTCAAAGGGGAGATCGAAAAGCTTCTCTGGGCTGATGCATTGATCCTGCAGTTTCCACTCTGGTGGTTCGCCATGCCGGCCATCCTGAAAGGCTGGGTCGACCGCGTGTTTGCTTATGGGTTCGCCTATGGCGTTGGCGAACATAGCGACAAGCGCTGGGGTGATCGCTATGGAGAGGGAACCTTGGCTGGCAAGCGCGCCATGCTGATCGTAACCGCAGGGGGGTGGGAAGAGCACTACGCTCCTCGGGGAATCAACGGCCCCATCGACGATCTTCTGTTTCCGATCAATCACGGGATTCTCTACTATCCCGGCTACGATGTGCTGCCGCCCTTCGTAACGTACAGTACCGATCGCTTCGACGACGCCCGCTTCGAAGCCGCGGCAAAACATCTGCGCGATCGGATGCGAACGCTCGAAACAACAAGCCCCATTCCTTACAGGAGCCAAAATGGCGGGGACTATCATATTCCGACCATGCAACTCCGTTCGGAACTGGGCAATCAAAGGGCATCAGGCTTCGCGCTTCACCGAAAAGATGTCGCTGCGTCCAGGTAA
- a CDS encoding questin oxidase family protein, which produces MTIIPTFPLGRVLERARYDSVEFPYLLANHAPMVLVALDRMGATPERLDEWYEIYRVTNQLVPAPPTVAPIERARWDTALGDRTRESDYRAYFIAEVERLGTDAAIRHYLPRLIQGVAGSALHPLMRLAYAVLNSDTKEVGTALGYWATCYLSLPGPTGIRPNTDDPAAILTAMNDIAGAHDYVPETDLLWHNIREVAALPDFPPVIDRLRIDEATPKRMAETALALFAATMDFSALHAVTGLHWARLVAPHLDDPLPLYRAFWQVIATLVPKIGFPVLPAAEALQAMREMQVPDWPEIRAAAVASNDEHDVSLVFSALQEQLAWGDPLYRVVAARRVGLI; this is translated from the coding sequence ATGACAATCATACCGACGTTTCCGCTCGGCCGAGTTCTGGAAAGGGCTCGGTATGACAGCGTGGAATTTCCCTATCTGCTCGCCAATCACGCTCCGATGGTTCTCGTGGCACTCGATCGCATGGGCGCGACCCCTGAGCGTCTCGACGAATGGTACGAGATTTATCGCGTGACAAACCAGCTCGTTCCCGCGCCGCCAACCGTGGCCCCGATCGAGCGTGCGCGTTGGGACACGGCACTGGGTGACCGGACGCGGGAATCCGATTATCGCGCCTATTTCATCGCCGAAGTCGAACGGCTCGGAACCGATGCCGCGATCCGCCATTATCTGCCTCGGCTGATCCAGGGTGTCGCCGGCAGCGCGCTGCACCCGCTGATGCGGCTCGCTTACGCGGTGCTCAACAGCGACACGAAGGAAGTGGGAACGGCGCTCGGATATTGGGCGACCTGTTATCTATCCCTGCCGGGTCCGACTGGAATAAGGCCCAACACTGACGATCCGGCAGCGATTCTCACTGCCATGAACGATATTGCCGGCGCACACGACTATGTGCCTGAAACCGATCTTCTCTGGCACAATATACGCGAAGTCGCCGCCTTGCCGGACTTTCCGCCGGTGATCGATCGCTTGCGCATTGATGAGGCGACACCGAAACGCATGGCGGAGACCGCGCTGGCCCTATTCGCCGCGACCATGGATTTCTCGGCGCTCCACGCCGTTACCGGCTTGCATTGGGCTCGGTTGGTCGCGCCGCATCTGGATGATCCGCTGCCGCTCTACCGTGCCTTTTGGCAGGTGATTGCCACACTCGTTCCGAAAATCGGCTTCCCAGTACTTCCGGCCGCCGAAGCTCTTCAGGCAATGCGGGAGATGCAGGTACCGGACTGGCCGGAGATAAGGGCTGCAGCGGTGGCCTCCAACGACGAACACGACGTTAGCCTGGTCTTTTCGGCGTTACAGGAACAACTGGCCTGGGGTGATCCGCTTTATCGGGTGGTGGCGGCACGCCGGGTCGGGCTGATCTAG